The Streptomyces sp. NL15-2K genome contains a region encoding:
- a CDS encoding aminoglycoside phosphotransferase family protein: MAFEPPRRLVRALGETAPDGDDWLEKLPEAAGEAVALRELTVERVQVPGGRSSLVLLVRRPDGTPAVLKLAPPRARPESERAALAHWGGLGAVQLLEPFTAEGVLLLERLHPDVSVRSLPEAKALLEAAGTLRRLWVEPPAGQPFETVAERTGRQAEAMRASAVADAEVRPLVDAALAAREDLLAAPPEVRLLHGTFRQSKVLAGERMPWLAVGPDPVVGECAFDLARLVRDRVEDLIASPSGAATTRRRVKRLAESLDVDQERLRGWTLFRAVESGVRARRVGRRADSELLLEFADWL, encoded by the coding sequence ATGGCTTTCGAACCGCCGCGGCGTCTGGTCAGGGCGCTCGGTGAGACGGCACCGGACGGTGACGACTGGTTGGAGAAGCTGCCCGAGGCGGCCGGGGAGGCCGTCGCGCTGCGCGAGTTGACCGTCGAGCGGGTGCAGGTGCCCGGTGGGCGCAGCAGCCTGGTGCTCCTGGTACGGCGGCCGGACGGCACGCCCGCCGTGCTGAAGCTGGCCCCGCCCCGGGCCCGCCCGGAGAGCGAGCGGGCCGCGCTGGCCCACTGGGGCGGCCTGGGTGCCGTACAGCTGCTCGAACCGTTCACGGCGGAGGGTGTGCTGCTGCTGGAGCGGCTGCATCCGGACGTGTCGGTGCGGTCGCTGCCGGAGGCGAAGGCGCTGCTGGAGGCGGCCGGGACGCTGCGGCGGCTGTGGGTCGAGCCGCCGGCCGGGCAGCCCTTCGAGACCGTGGCGGAGCGGACCGGGCGGCAGGCCGAGGCGATGCGGGCGAGTGCCGTCGCGGACGCGGAGGTACGGCCGCTGGTGGACGCGGCGCTCGCGGCGCGCGAGGACCTGCTGGCCGCGCCGCCCGAGGTTCGGCTGCTGCACGGCACCTTCCGGCAGAGCAAGGTGCTCGCCGGGGAGCGGATGCCGTGGCTGGCCGTGGGCCCCGACCCGGTGGTCGGCGAGTGCGCCTTCGACCTGGCGCGGCTCGTCCGCGACCGGGTGGAGGACCTCATCGCCTCGCCCTCTGGGGCGGCCACGACCCGGCGGCGGGTGAAGAGGCTCGCGGAGTCGCTGGACGTGGACCAGGAGCGGCTGCGCGGCTGGACGCTGTTCCGGGCCGTGGAGTCGGGCGTGCGGGCGCGGAGGGTCGGGCGCCGGGCCGACTCGGAGTTGTTGCTGGAGTTCGCCGACTGGCTGTAG
- a CDS encoding ferritin-like domain-containing protein produces MKDQELRALQAALAAEHAAVYGYGVVGGRIREGRRTEAKAAYDAHRARRDALAREVRDLGGTPVAAAAAYALPFPVPDSAAAVRLAAELEDRVAGVYSDLVRAAGGERRRTAAWALREAAVRAVRWRGESVAFPGLAERAATTSASPAPTA; encoded by the coding sequence GTGAAGGACCAGGAACTGAGGGCCCTCCAGGCGGCGCTGGCCGCCGAGCACGCGGCCGTGTACGGCTACGGGGTCGTCGGCGGCCGGATCCGTGAGGGCCGTCGTACGGAGGCGAAGGCGGCCTACGACGCCCACCGGGCCCGCCGGGACGCCCTGGCACGCGAGGTGCGGGACCTGGGCGGAACGCCGGTGGCCGCCGCGGCGGCGTACGCGCTGCCCTTCCCGGTGCCGGACTCGGCGGCGGCCGTGCGGCTCGCCGCGGAGTTGGAGGACCGCGTGGCCGGGGTGTACTCCGATCTGGTGCGGGCGGCAGGGGGCGAGCGGCGGCGCACGGCGGCCTGGGCGCTGCGGGAGGCGGCGGTGCGGGCGGTGCGCTGGCGGGGTGAGAGCGTAGCCTTCCCTGGGCTCGCCGAGCGGGCGGCCACCACCTCGGCGTCGCCGGCACCCACCGCGTAG
- the rimP gene encoding ribosome maturation factor RimP has translation MSTTQSERLRKLLEPLVSSQGLDLEEIAVDSVGRKRVLRVVVDSDTGADLDRIADVSRALSAKLDETDAMGEGEYTLEVGTPGAERLLKEHRHYRRAVGRLVKFQLAEGEELVARILTVDDDGLDAEVPGVKGRKPTARRLAFGDIDKARVQVEFSRKDAKDMKEEEEA, from the coding sequence ATGAGCACCACCCAGAGCGAGAGGCTGCGAAAGCTCCTGGAACCGCTCGTCAGCTCCCAGGGCCTGGATCTCGAAGAGATCGCCGTGGACTCCGTCGGGCGCAAGCGTGTACTGCGCGTCGTCGTCGACTCCGACACCGGTGCCGATCTGGACCGGATCGCCGATGTGAGCCGCGCGCTCTCGGCGAAGCTCGACGAGACGGACGCGATGGGCGAGGGCGAGTACACCCTCGAGGTCGGAACCCCGGGCGCGGAGCGCCTCCTCAAGGAGCACCGGCACTACCGGCGAGCCGTCGGACGACTGGTCAAGTTCCAGCTGGCCGAGGGCGAGGAGCTGGTGGCCAGAATCCTCACGGTCGACGACGACGGACTCGACGCAGAGGTGCCCGGAGTCAAGGGACGCAAGCCCACCGCACGCAGACTCGCCTTCGGCGACATCGACAAGGCGCGCGTGCAGGTCGAGTTCAGCCGTAAGGACGCGAAGGACATGAAGGAAGAGGAGGAGGCGTAA
- the nusA gene encoding transcription termination factor NusA → MDIDMSALRGLVREKEISFDLLVEAIEAALLIAYHRTEGSRRHARVELNRETGHVTVWAKEDPEDLEEGQEPREFDDTPTGFGRIAATTAKQVILQRLRDAQDDATLGEYAGREGDIVTGVVQQGRDPKNVLVDIGKLEAILPVQEQVPGETYAHGMRLRSYVVRVAKGVRGPSVTLSRTHPNLVKKLFALEVPEIADGSVEIAAIAREAGHRTKIAVRSTRSGLNAKGACIGPMGGRVRNVMGELNGEKIDIVDWSDDPAEMVANALSPARVSKVEVVDMAARSARVTVPDYQLSLAIGKEGQNARLAARLTGWRIDIRPDTEQPGE, encoded by the coding sequence GTGGACATCGACATGAGTGCCCTGAGGGGCTTGGTACGGGAGAAGGAGATCTCCTTCGACCTGCTGGTCGAGGCGATCGAGGCGGCCCTCCTCATCGCCTACCACCGCACCGAGGGAAGCCGCCGCCACGCGCGCGTGGAGCTCAACCGGGAGACCGGACATGTGACCGTGTGGGCGAAGGAGGACCCGGAGGACCTCGAGGAGGGCCAGGAGCCCCGCGAGTTCGACGACACCCCGACCGGTTTCGGCCGGATCGCCGCCACCACCGCCAAGCAGGTCATCCTGCAGCGGCTGCGCGACGCCCAGGACGACGCGACGCTCGGTGAGTACGCCGGCCGGGAGGGCGACATCGTCACCGGTGTCGTCCAGCAGGGCCGCGACCCGAAGAACGTGCTCGTGGACATCGGCAAGCTGGAGGCCATCCTGCCGGTGCAGGAGCAGGTGCCGGGCGAGACGTACGCGCACGGCATGCGCCTGAGGTCGTACGTCGTCCGGGTGGCCAAGGGCGTCCGCGGACCGTCCGTGACCCTGTCCCGTACGCACCCCAATCTGGTGAAGAAGCTCTTCGCCCTGGAGGTGCCGGAGATCGCCGACGGATCCGTCGAGATCGCCGCCATCGCGCGTGAGGCCGGTCACCGTACCAAGATCGCCGTCCGCTCCACCCGCTCCGGTCTGAACGCCAAGGGCGCCTGCATCGGCCCCATGGGTGGCCGTGTGCGCAATGTCATGGGCGAGCTGAACGGTGAGAAGATCGACATCGTCGACTGGTCGGACGACCCGGCGGAGATGGTGGCGAACGCGCTGTCACCGGCCCGGGTCTCCAAGGTCGAGGTCGTGGACATGGCCGCCCGCTCGGCGCGCGTGACGGTGCCCGACTACCAACTGTCGCTGGCGATCGGCAAAGAGGGGCAGAATGCCCGGCTCGCGGCCCGGCTCACCGGCTGGCGGATCGACATCCGTCCGGACACGGAACAGCCCGGGGAATAG
- a CDS encoding YlxR family protein, which produces MSGRTPARACPERTCVGCRERAAKTDLLRIVAIEGACVPDPRGTLPGRGAYVHPALVCLDQAIRRRAFTRALRAPGALDTKVLRRHVEQTDSC; this is translated from the coding sequence GTGTCTGGCCGGACGCCCGCCCGAGCATGCCCTGAGCGCACCTGTGTGGGGTGCCGGGAGCGAGCGGCCAAGACCGATCTGCTGCGCATCGTGGCGATCGAGGGCGCATGCGTCCCCGATCCTCGCGGTACGCTGCCCGGCCGGGGTGCGTACGTACACCCCGCCCTGGTCTGTCTCGACCAGGCGATACGCCGCCGGGCGTTCACGCGGGCGTTGCGCGCCCCGGGAGCGCTCGACACAAAGGTGTTGCGCCGGCATGTCGAGCAGACAGACAGTTGCTGA
- the infB gene encoding translation initiation factor IF-2 encodes MAKVRVYELAKEFGVESKVVMAKLQELGEFVRSASSTIEAPVVRKLTDALQQGNGGGKPAPARKAAPAKPAAPSPAQAARPAAPRPPAPKPAAAEKPAAPAAPAAPGPRPTPGPKPAPRPAPASPAPTTPEFTAPPAAPAAPAAGSGSPSGSGSGSGARPGAPRPGGQAPRPGARPGGPGERGQGRGDRGDRPGGSRPGGQAPRPGARPAGPRPGNNPFTSGGSTGMARPQAPRPGGAPRPGGGPGGGGAPGGAPRPQGQGGPRPQGASGGPRPQAPGGQRPTPGGMPRPQGGGPRPGGGPGGPRPNPGMMPQRPAAGPRPGGGGPGGRGPGGGGRPGGGGGGRPGGGGFAGRPGGGGGGGFAGRPGGPGGGGGGFAGRPGGPGGGGGRPGFGGRPGGPGGRGGTQGAFGRPGGPARRGRKSKRQRRQEYEAMQAPSVGGVMLPRGNGESIRLSRGASLTDFAEKINANPASLVAVMMNLGEMVTATQSVSDETLQLLADEMNYTIQIVSPEEEDRELLESFDLEFGEDEGDEEDLVVRPPVVTVMGHVDHGKTRLLDAIRKTNVIAGEAGGITQHIGAYQVTTEVNEEDRKITFIDTPGHEAFTAMRARGAKSTDIAILVVAANDGVMPQTVEALNHAKAADVPIVVAVNKIDVEGADPTKVRGQLTEYGLVAEEYGGETMFVDISAKQGLNIDSLLEAVILTADASLDLRANPQQDAQGISIESRLDRGRGAVATVLVQRGTLRVGDTMVVGDAYGRVRAMHDDNGNNVQEAGPATPVQVLGLTNVPGAGDNFIVVDEDRTARQIAEKRAARERNAAFAKRTRRVSLEDLDKVLKAGEVQQLNLIIKGDASGSVEALESSLLQLDVGEEVDIRVLHRGVGAVTESDIDLAMGSDAIVIGFNVRAAGRAQQMAEREGVDVRYYSVIYQAIEEIEAALKGMLKPEFEEVELGTAEIREVFKSSKLGNIAGVLIRSGEVKRNTKARLVRDGKVVAENLNIEGLRRFKDDVTEIREGFEGGINLGNFNDIKVDDVIATYEMREKPRA; translated from the coding sequence GTGGCTAAGGTCCGGGTATACGAACTCGCCAAGGAGTTCGGGGTGGAGAGCAAGGTCGTCATGGCCAAGCTCCAAGAACTCGGTGAATTTGTCCGTTCGGCGTCCTCGACGATCGAGGCGCCCGTAGTCCGTAAGCTGACGGACGCCCTCCAGCAGGGCAACGGAGGCGGCAAGCCCGCCCCCGCACGCAAGGCTGCCCCGGCGAAGCCGGCAGCCCCCTCTCCCGCGCAGGCCGCCCGTCCGGCTGCCCCGCGCCCGCCGGCCCCCAAGCCGGCCGCCGCCGAGAAGCCCGCGGCTCCCGCCGCGCCGGCTGCTCCCGGCCCCCGTCCCACTCCGGGCCCGAAGCCCGCGCCGCGGCCCGCCCCGGCGTCTCCGGCGCCCACCACGCCCGAGTTCACGGCACCTCCGGCGGCTCCCGCCGCACCGGCCGCCGGCTCCGGTTCCCCTTCCGGCTCCGGCTCCGGCTCCGGCGCCCGTCCGGGCGCTCCGCGTCCGGGTGGCCAGGCTCCGCGTCCGGGCGCCCGTCCGGGCGGCCCCGGAGAGCGCGGCCAGGGTCGTGGTGACCGTGGCGACCGTCCCGGCGGTTCCCGTCCGGGTGGTCAGGCTCCGCGTCCCGGTGCTCGTCCGGCCGGTCCCCGTCCGGGCAACAACCCCTTCACCTCTGGTGGCTCCACCGGCATGGCGCGCCCGCAGGCGCCCCGTCCGGGCGGCGCCCCGCGTCCCGGTGGTGGCCCCGGTGGCGGCGGCGCGCCCGGTGGCGCTCCGCGTCCGCAGGGCCAGGGCGGTCCTCGTCCCCAGGGCGCGTCGGGCGGTCCCCGTCCGCAGGCTCCTGGCGGTCAGCGTCCCACCCCGGGCGGCATGCCCCGCCCGCAGGGCGGCGGCCCGCGTCCCGGTGGTGGCCCCGGCGGTCCCCGTCCGAACCCCGGCATGATGCCGCAGCGTCCCGCTGCCGGCCCGCGCCCCGGTGGCGGCGGTCCCGGCGGTCGCGGTCCCGGCGGCGGTGGCCGTCCGGGCGGTGGCGGCGGCGGTCGCCCGGGTGGCGGCGGCTTCGCCGGTCGTCCGGGTGGCGGCGGCGGTGGCGGTTTCGCCGGCCGTCCCGGTGGTCCCGGTGGCGGTGGCGGCGGTTTCGCCGGTCGTCCGGGTGGTCCCGGCGGCGGCGGTGGCCGTCCCGGCTTCGGCGGTCGTCCGGGTGGTCCGGGTGGTCGTGGTGGCACGCAGGGCGCCTTCGGTCGTCCCGGTGGGCCCGCCCGTCGCGGTCGCAAGTCGAAGCGGCAGAGGCGCCAGGAGTACGAGGCCATGCAGGCCCCGTCGGTCGGCGGCGTGATGCTGCCTCGCGGCAACGGCGAGTCCATTCGCCTGTCGCGCGGTGCCTCCCTCACCGACTTCGCGGAGAAGATCAACGCCAACCCGGCGTCCCTCGTCGCGGTCATGATGAACCTCGGCGAGATGGTCACGGCCACGCAGTCCGTCTCCGACGAGACGCTGCAGCTCCTCGCCGACGAGATGAACTACACGATTCAGATCGTCAGCCCCGAGGAGGAGGACCGCGAGCTGCTCGAGTCCTTCGACCTGGAGTTCGGCGAGGACGAGGGCGACGAGGAGGACCTGGTGGTCCGTCCGCCGGTCGTCACCGTCATGGGCCACGTCGATCACGGCAAGACCCGACTCCTCGACGCCATCCGCAAGACGAACGTCATCGCGGGCGAGGCCGGCGGCATCACCCAGCACATCGGTGCCTACCAGGTCACGACCGAGGTCAACGAAGAGGATCGCAAGATCACCTTCATCGACACCCCGGGTCACGAGGCGTTCACCGCCATGCGTGCCCGTGGTGCGAAGTCGACCGACATCGCGATCCTGGTCGTCGCGGCCAACGACGGCGTCATGCCGCAGACGGTCGAGGCGCTCAACCACGCCAAGGCGGCCGACGTTCCGATCGTCGTCGCGGTCAACAAGATCGACGTCGAGGGCGCGGACCCGACCAAGGTGCGCGGTCAGCTGACCGAGTACGGCCTCGTGGCCGAGGAGTACGGCGGCGAGACGATGTTCGTCGACATCTCCGCCAAGCAGGGTCTGAACATCGACTCGCTGCTCGAAGCGGTCATCCTGACCGCCGACGCCTCGCTCGACCTGCGGGCCAACCCGCAGCAGGACGCGCAGGGCATCTCGATCGAGTCCCGTCTCGACCGCGGCCGCGGTGCCGTGGCGACGGTCCTCGTCCAGCGAGGCACCCTGCGGGTCGGCGACACGATGGTGGTGGGCGACGCCTACGGCCGCGTGCGTGCCATGCACGACGACAACGGCAACAACGTGCAGGAGGCCGGTCCGGCGACGCCGGTCCAGGTCCTGGGCCTGACCAACGTCCCGGGTGCGGGCGACAACTTCATCGTGGTGGACGAGGACCGTACGGCCCGTCAGATCGCGGAGAAGCGCGCCGCCCGTGAGCGCAACGCGGCCTTCGCCAAGCGCACGCGTCGCGTCTCCCTCGAGGACCTGGACAAGGTGCTCAAGGCCGGCGAGGTCCAGCAGCTCAACCTCATCATCAAGGGTGACGCTTCTGGTTCCGTCGAGGCTCTCGAGTCCTCCCTGCTCCAGCTGGACGTCGGCGAAGAGGTCGACATCCGCGTCCTGCACCGCGGCGTCGGTGCGGTCACGGAGTCGGACATCGACCTGGCGATGGGCTCGGACGCCATCGTGATCGGCTTCAACGTGCGCGCCGCGGGGCGGGCACAGCAGATGGCCGAGCGCGAAGGCGTGGACGTTCGCTACTACTCGGTCATCTACCAGGCGATCGAGGAGATCGAGGCGGCCCTCAAGGGCATGCTCAAGCCGGAGTTCGAGGAGGTCGAGCTGGGTACGGCGGAGATCCGCGAGGTCTTCAAGTCGTCCAAGCTGGGCAACATCGCGGGTGTCCTCATCCGTTCCGGCGAGGTCAAGCGGAACACCAAGGCCCGCCTGGTCCGCGACGGCAAGGTCGTCGCGGAGAACCTCAACATCGAGGGTCTGCGTCGCTTCAAGGACGACGTCACCGAGATCCGCGAAGGCTTCGAGGGCGGTATCAACCTCGGAAACTTCAACGACATCAAGGTCGACGACGTCATCGCGACGTACGAGATGCGGGAGAAGCCGCGGGCGTAA
- a CDS encoding DUF503 domain-containing protein: MYVGTLSFDLLLGDVRSLKEKRSVVRPIVAELQRKYAVSAAEVDHMDLHRRAIIGLAMVSGDAGHLTDVLDRCERLVAGRPEVELLSVRRRFHGEDD; this comes from the coding sequence ATGTATGTGGGGACGCTGTCCTTCGACCTGCTCCTCGGCGACGTACGGTCGCTGAAGGAGAAGCGGTCCGTCGTCCGCCCGATCGTGGCCGAGCTCCAGCGCAAGTACGCGGTGAGCGCGGCTGAGGTGGACCACATGGACCTCCATCGCAGGGCCATCATCGGCCTGGCGATGGTCTCCGGCGACGCGGGGCACCTCACCGACGTACTGGACCGGTGCGAGCGGCTGGTCGCCGGCCGCCCCGAGGTGGAGCTGCTGTCCGTCAGGCGGCGCTTCCACGGCGAAGACGACTGA
- the rbfA gene encoding 30S ribosome-binding factor RbfA, translating into MADNARAKRLADLIREVVAQKLQRGIKDPRLGSHVTITDTRVTGDLREATVFYTVYGDDEERAAAAAGLESAKGVLRSAVGAAAGVKFTPTLTFVADALPDTAKTIEDLLDKARQSDEKVREVSAGAKYAGEADPYRKPGEDEDDTTE; encoded by the coding sequence GTGGCCGACAACGCGCGGGCGAAAAGGCTGGCGGACCTCATCCGAGAGGTGGTGGCCCAGAAGCTGCAGCGCGGGATCAAGGACCCGCGGCTCGGCTCGCACGTCACCATCACGGACACCCGGGTCACGGGTGACCTGCGGGAGGCGACCGTCTTCTACACGGTGTACGGGGACGACGAGGAGCGGGCGGCCGCGGCCGCCGGTCTGGAGAGCGCCAAGGGCGTGCTCCGCTCCGCGGTCGGCGCGGCGGCGGGCGTGAAGTTCACGCCGACGCTGACCTTCGTGGCCGACGCGCTGCCCGACACCGCCAAGACCATCGAGGACCTCCTCGACAAGGCACGCCAGTCCGACGAGAAGGTGCGCGAGGTCTCGGCCGGTGCCAAGTACGCCGGCGAGGCCGACCCCTACCGGAAGCCGGGCGAGGACGAGGACGACACCACCGAATGA
- the truB gene encoding tRNA pseudouridine(55) synthase TruB, with the protein MTQQNRTPDGLVIVDKPSGFTSHDVVAKMRGIARTRRVGHAGTLDPMATGVLVLGVEKATKLLGHLALTEKEYLGTIRLGQTTVTDDAEGEITESVDASKVTRDAVDAGIAQLTGDIMQVPSKVSAIKINGVRSYKRAREGEDFDIPARPVTVSSFAVYDVRDAVAENGTPVLDLVVSVVCSSGTYIRALARDLGADLGVGGHLTALRRTRVGPYKLDAAKTLDQLQQELTVMPIAEAAAAAFPRWDVDANRARLLTNGVRLEMPEVYAGTGAVAVFDPEGRFLALVEEHKGKAKSLAVFG; encoded by the coding sequence ATGACCCAGCAGAACCGGACGCCCGACGGCCTTGTCATCGTCGACAAGCCGTCGGGCTTCACTTCGCACGACGTCGTCGCCAAGATGCGCGGCATCGCCAGGACGCGGCGCGTCGGGCACGCCGGCACCCTCGACCCGATGGCCACGGGCGTCCTCGTCCTCGGCGTCGAGAAGGCGACCAAGCTCCTCGGGCACCTCGCGCTGACCGAGAAGGAGTACCTGGGCACGATCCGCCTCGGCCAGACCACGGTCACGGACGACGCCGAGGGCGAGATCACCGAGTCGGTGGACGCCTCGAAGGTCACCCGCGACGCCGTCGACGCCGGCATCGCCCAGCTGACCGGCGACATCATGCAGGTGCCGTCCAAGGTCAGCGCCATCAAGATCAACGGTGTGCGGTCCTACAAGCGGGCGCGCGAGGGCGAGGACTTCGACATCCCCGCCCGGCCCGTGACCGTATCGTCCTTCGCCGTGTACGACGTCCGGGACGCCGTCGCCGAGAACGGCACCCCGGTGCTCGACCTGGTCGTGTCGGTGGTCTGCTCGTCCGGCACGTACATCCGGGCCCTCGCCCGCGACCTGGGCGCCGACCTGGGCGTCGGCGGTCACCTCACGGCCCTGCGCCGGACACGCGTCGGGCCGTACAAGCTGGACGCGGCGAAGACGCTGGACCAGCTCCAGCAGGAGCTGACCGTGATGCCGATCGCCGAGGCCGCCGCGGCCGCGTTCCCACGCTGGGACGTGGACGCCAACCGGGCCCGGCTGCTCACGAACGGCGTACGGCTGGAGATGCCCGAGGTGTACGCGGGCACCGGTGCCGTGGCCGTCTTCGACCCCGAGGGCCGCTTCCTCGCGCTCGTGGAGGAACACAAGGGCAAGGCGAAGAGCCTGGCCGTCTTCGGCTGA
- a CDS encoding bifunctional riboflavin kinase/FAD synthetase, producing MQRWRGLEDIPQDWGRSVVTIGSYDGVHRGHQLIIRHAVERARELGVPAVVVTFDPHPSEVVRPGSHPPLLAPHHRRAELMAELGVDAVLILPFTTEFSQLSPADFVVKVLVDKLHAKAAVEGPNFRFGHRAAGNVEFLTEQGKIYDFEVEVVDLYVSGDAGGGEPFSSTLTRRLVAEGDVEGASEILGRPHRVEGVVVRGAQRGRELGFPTANVETLPHTAIPADGVYAGWLHVDGEAMPAAISVGTNPQFDGTERTVEAYAIDRVGLDLYGLHVAVDFLAFVRGQARFDTLEAFLEQMAEDVKRCKELVATADAE from the coding sequence GTGCAGCGCTGGCGTGGCTTGGAGGACATCCCCCAGGACTGGGGGCGCAGCGTCGTCACCATCGGCTCCTATGACGGAGTCCACCGCGGACACCAGCTGATCATCCGGCATGCCGTGGAACGCGCCCGGGAGCTGGGCGTTCCCGCGGTCGTCGTCACCTTCGACCCGCACCCCAGCGAGGTCGTCCGCCCCGGCAGCCACCCCCCGCTGCTCGCCCCGCACCACCGCCGCGCCGAACTGATGGCGGAGCTGGGCGTGGACGCGGTCCTCATCCTCCCGTTCACGACGGAGTTCTCACAGCTCTCGCCGGCCGACTTCGTCGTCAAGGTCCTGGTCGACAAGCTGCACGCCAAGGCGGCGGTCGAGGGCCCCAACTTCCGCTTCGGCCACCGGGCCGCAGGGAACGTGGAGTTCCTGACCGAGCAGGGCAAGATCTACGACTTCGAGGTCGAGGTCGTCGACCTGTACGTGTCCGGTGACGCGGGCGGCGGCGAGCCCTTCTCCTCGACCCTGACCCGGCGCCTGGTCGCCGAGGGCGACGTCGAGGGCGCCTCCGAGATCCTGGGCCGCCCGCACCGGGTGGAGGGCGTCGTCGTCCGCGGCGCCCAGCGCGGCCGCGAACTCGGCTTCCCGACGGCGAATGTGGAGACTCTCCCGCACACCGCCATCCCCGCCGACGGTGTCTACGCGGGCTGGCTCCACGTGGACGGCGAGGCGATGCCGGCCGCGATCTCCGTCGGCACGAACCCGCAGTTCGACGGCACCGAGCGGACGGTGGAGGCGTACGCCATCGACCGCGTGGGCCTGGACCTGTACGGCCTGCATGTCGCCGTCGACTTCCTGGCCTTCGTCCGCGGGCAGGCGAGGTTCGACACGCTCGAGGCGTTCTTGGAGCAGATGGCCGAGGACGTGAAGCGGTGCAAGGAGCTGGTGGCGACGGCTGACGCCGAGTAG